DNA from Halobaculum sp. XH14:
CGACCACCTCGGCGTCGCCATCGACATGACGCCGCCGTCGTACGTCCGCGAGTCGGGCATCGACGTGCTGCCCGACGGGGCGTTCGACGACGAGCGCGCCGGGGTGTTCCTGTTCGAGTCCCAGGTGTCCTCGATGGACGCCGACCTGGACCTGACCATCTTCATGCTCCCCGAGTACTCCGGGTTCACGGACATGCTCGGCCACGAGGACGGGGGGTCGGCCGCGGCCGGCGACGCCGTTCCGGTCGACAAGCTCCCGACGTTCAATCGGATGACCAAGCGCGGGGCCGCGAGCGCCGCGGAGAAGGTGACGATGATGACCGGCACCGAGACCGACGTGGACGTCTCGCGGCTCCGGTTCGTTCCCGTCGGGGACGTGCCCTCGGAAGTGGGCGACGAGACGGTCGCCGGGACCGTGTTCGAGCTCCACGGCGAGCCGAGCGGCTACCTCGCAATCCTGTTCGACGAGGAGTCCGCCGAGGAGGTCGCCGGGTCGATGATTCCCACCGAGACCGACCCCGGCATCGGCGAGATGGAACGCGGGGCGCTCCGCGAGCTCGGCAACATCATGACCTCCGGGTTCATCGACGGCTGGGCGAACGTGCTCGGCACGAGCATCGAGCACACGCCGCCCGAGTTCGTCCACGACATGGGTTCTGCCGTGATGAGCCCGCTGGTGAGCAAACTCGGCCGGACCCAGGAGCACGCGTTCATCATCGACTCGACCGTCAGAACTCCCGACGGCGGCGTCCGCTGTGACATCTACGCGCTCCCCAACCAGCGCGAACTCGCGGCGGCGCTCGACCGCATCGACGCCGCGGTCGCGGACGGCGGCCGCGACGTGCCGGAGTTCGATGGGGCACGCTGACGCGCCATCCGTGCCGGACGGCCGGGGTGGTGAGTCCGCGGGCCGCCCGTTCGGGGACCTCCCCCGGCGGAAGGTCGGCCTCTCAGACTCGGCGGTCGCGACCGACGGAACCGTCCTGTTGACGAGCGGGCTGGGATCGTGTCTCGGCGTCGGGCTCTACCATCCACCCGCGGGAACGGGCGGGCTGTTGCACGCGATGCTTCCGGAGGCAGAGAGCCATCCCGGAATCGCACAGAAGTTCGTCGTCGAGGGGATCGACGCGCTGGTGGCGGAGCTGGCCGAGCGCGGAGCCGCGCCGAGCGGCCTCCGGGCAAAACTCGCGGGCGCGGCCGAGATGCTCGAACTCGACGTGAGCGGCGACGGGCAGTCCGTGGGCGCACGGAACGTGGCGGCCGCCGAGCGCGCGCTCGCGCGTCACGACGTTCCCATCGTCGCCGCCGACACCGGCGGCAATCGCGGGCGGTCGCTCCGGTTCGACACCGCAGAGGGGCGGCTCCACGTCGTCTACGCCGGCGGCGAGAGCGCCGTCCTGTGACCGGCGTCGCGCGAGTCCGTCGTCTCGGAGGAACCGCTCTGAACCAGCGGCGCGGCGACGCGAAATCGGTGGCGGATTCGACGGGACCGTCGGGAGCGCCCGAGACCGATGAGACCGACACGAGCTCGACGGGCTGTGGACGGGCCGGCGTGGGAGCCGACCGGCTCCGTGGATCGACCGACCGTGAGCAACCCCTGCAGGACCCGGCCAACCGCGCTCGAGCCGACTGTTATCTGTCCTGATAGCCGACGGGGAGAGTTTAAGGGTAGTCCGCGGGAGAAATCGCAGTAATGGGTCTCCTCACCGCATTGTCGGGAGCAGGAGCCGGCTTCGCCGGGGTCGAACTGGGGCTGCTCGCCTCGTTCGGCCTCGTCGGCGCGAGCCTGCTCGATCGCTTCCGCGACGACGATGAGCCGACCGAGGACGCAGAGGACGATGACCCGTTGCTGGACGACGGCGGCGCCTTCGGTGGCGACGCGGACGGTGACGGCGACGACCTCGGCGACCTCGGTGGAATGGACGACTGGGACGACGACGACCCCTTCGGGGGTGACGAGGAGGAGGACGCCACGGCCGAGCTGGAAAAGCGGCTCGAGGACCTCGAAAACGAGGTC
Protein-coding regions in this window:
- a CDS encoding chemotaxis protein CheC, with product MYVDIQSLGTFSRLARDGADRAADSLSQLTGANVYVDVTDVTLMAAGDLREAFTGQEFVGVEVGLMGGIAGQTVMAFEREAATELVSRLMPGGSDDPEFVRSGVTEAGNIMTSGFIDGWADHLGVAIDMTPPSYVRESGIDVLPDGAFDDERAGVFLFESQVSSMDADLDLTIFMLPEYSGFTDMLGHEDGGSAAAGDAVPVDKLPTFNRMTKRGAASAAEKVTMMTGTETDVDVSRLRFVPVGDVPSEVGDETVAGTVFELHGEPSGYLAILFDEESAEEVAGSMIPTETDPGIGEMERGALRELGNIMTSGFIDGWANVLGTSIEHTPPEFVHDMGSAVMSPLVSKLGRTQEHAFIIDSTVRTPDGGVRCDIYALPNQRELAAALDRIDAAVADGGRDVPEFDGAR
- a CDS encoding chemotaxis protein CheD, encoding MGHADAPSVPDGRGGESAGRPFGDLPRRKVGLSDSAVATDGTVLLTSGLGSCLGVGLYHPPAGTGGLLHAMLPEAESHPGIAQKFVVEGIDALVAELAERGAAPSGLRAKLAGAAEMLELDVSGDGQSVGARNVAAAERALARHDVPIVAADTGGNRGRSLRFDTAEGRLHVVYAGGESAVL